The Drosophila yakuba strain Tai18E2 chromosome X, Prin_Dyak_Tai18E2_2.1, whole genome shotgun sequence DNA segment cgttgttgggcgctcgtcgcgtgggctgagaattgttgtcgtacgcagactcacggaagctcacggctgtgatccccaaggcagacgcctgtggaacagcaaccccacgtctggttcggactggtggcgccggtaccaagcctgcttggattgcacggacgcaccaggctatcgcctggttcaagcacgcgatctcctacacagtccaccgggtctacaccacaatccctgccgcttcctcgggtgcccgcttaggtctggcctctcctgttgtttgcctcctggctactcgtgcttcgtcgtttggacctcagctacctgcgtctcagttccaaacgtcttgacgtagcgatcttgctccttggtgactatcacggtcgtagctcctctgctgacttcgttctaacgttgttgactcgtacacttgctttccttgactgtccGTTCtgcttccagcgctcggcctgtttatataggcctcctttaacggtttatccctttggtcttcagtctccggatccaaagtccatgattttaccgttggcccggtccaaagttcgatttgtcccgttatttgcctttgagcctgctgactctccaaactctcttttcagcaagtccggagtctccatcctctctctctccacttcccgagtctccaaactctctttctccagcccagagtttccaaactctctttctcctggcttcgcactgccgttactacgctttgctatgttgcgtaactggcaacggcaggccctccttatgcgatcactattcgcatttgtgcggagttttaactcctcacaatGTATATCTAACTGAATCTTAAATGATGAAAATAATCTAAATGagcaaaatgaatttttatatgAAGTCTGTAtcttttatatatgtatatataaccataatcaaatcaaaacaattacTAGTCTAATCATTACTATGTTTATCTAACTGAATCTTGAATGATGAAAATAATCTGaataagcaaattaatttatatttaaagtttgaattttgtatttgtgggattggttttggtttttaatgaTAAGTCCCACTGTtttgttatattatttattatacccgttactcgtagagtaaaagggtatactagattagccgagtcgatctggccatgtccgtctgtccgtccgtctgtctgtccgtatgaacgtcgagatctcaggaactacaaaagctagaaagttgagattaagcatacagactcccaagacatagaaaCAGCGCAActttgtcgatttatgttgccacgcccactctaacgcccacaaaccgcccaaagctgccacgcccacacttttgaaaaatgttttgatattttttaatttttgtattagtcttgtaaatttatatcgatttgcaaaaaaactctttccacgcccaccctaacgcccacaaattgctaaaaactgtcagtgtttaagactctccttcgcacttccaccagctgagtcggggaactcgactatagcgttctctcttgttttttaaaagttttattaCTGAAAATAGTGCTAAGTATAGCTTGAATAAGATACTTTAGAATATAATGTAAGTTTGAGCAGAATTTAACATCGTTTGATATATCTTCGTCGTAGTTTTTTAAGTCTTCTCAGCGTTCTCTCTCGATTTCAACTCCTCGCTTTTCACCTCCTCGTCAATCTCGTTTCGTCGTCACAACTCATCTATGGTGTGTTCGGCTGAACAGTGATGCCAGACCCATTTCCACAACTCGGCCATCCTTCTAAACATTCGTCCCGAATGGATCATTGACGTCCTCGGAAGATATTTGAATCCATGGCTTCATATATTCTGCACAAGAGGTAGTATATCTCGACCCTTCAAAGATACTGACTCTTTTACAACATCGTAGGTATCTCTCGGCTTGACTTTGGTAACTTTATACGGACCCAAATACTTCGGCTTTAGCTTAAGTCCACCACCAAGTTGAGTGCGTTTGATAGCTACATGATCGCCTACTTTGTATGTCAATGCTGGTTTACGTCTCAGATTATAGGTATGCCTATTTTCGTTCTGCAGACCAAGGATTTGTTTCTTGGCAATCTGGCGTATCTCGTCACGATGTTCCTGGAACATTTGTATAAACTCTTGCTGGATCATTTACCTAAGCTGGACGTCTATTTTAGTGCGCATCTTGACGCCTACAAGAAACTCAAATGGAGTCGTATGTGTACTCCTGCAGTACGTAAAATTAAGCATTTAGGCGTTCTTTTTGCCCGTTTGCTCTGGAAAGTCCAGTCGTTACTACATGAAGTTCAATATTCTCGTTCTCGCAATACTGCTTAAATTCGTGAGACGTGAATCCTGTGCCTCGATCGGAGATTATTTGAACAGGGTTCCCAAaaattttttctctgtgccTCCAGTCTTGCGATAACGTCCTTGGATGATGTAGATTTTGTAGGATACAGCCAACAGAATTTCGTGAATCCGTCAATGACAGCTAGAATGTGCTTGTACGCCTTATGAGTCGATTCAAGAGGTCCCAAAAAATCGATGTGAAACGTTTGAAGTGGCTGATCTTCCTCCGTGTGCAACTCTCCTTTGTTGCCAAGCTTTCTGTTGGATATAATACACGGAATGCAACATCTAATCTGCCGTATGATCTTGTCCTCGAGTTTTGGAATGTATGGCTTTGCGACGAtttctttggttttctttACGGAAAAATGTCCATGAAATGCACATGAAAAATCATATGCTTGTCGAATAATTTCGCGTTGGAGGGTTAATGGCACAACTATTAACTGATCGTTGACCAGTTTGTAAAGAAGACctgcttttaaaaataaatttttgtgAGGCTTTTAATTCCTCGTCCTGCGATTGaacatatttcaatttaatatgCAAGCTTTCGTCAGATCACCATTACAGGATATCGGCTTAAAGCATCAGCATCGACGTCAAAGTCAAACTCTTGAAGTTCGAGAATCCAACGTGCGACTCTGGAGCAGACTTCCCTTTTTTCCATCGTTTTCGCAAAGGCGTTGCAGTCGCTTCTCAGCTTAAAGTGCATACCCAAAAGATAGACTCTAAACTTACGAAAAGCTTCAACTACTGCCAGAATCTCCAACCGTCGTCTTTTTACTCATATAGTAAACATGGTGAATCTGGTTATCCTCAGGTGACTTCTGGAGAAGAACTGCTTCGAAACCGTTAATCAATGCATCTGTGTGTAGTTCCGTTTCGTGCTGCGGATGAAAAATCTTGAGTACTGGCTTCTGGGTAATCAAAGTCTTAAGCATGTTAAAAGCGGCAATCTCTCTATCAGTAAAGCAAAACTTGGCGTCGTGTTTCATCAGATCTTTCAACGGCTTGGCGATGATTGAAAAGTTCAATATAAACTTTCGAAATAATCCAACCAGACCCAGGAAGCTTTGCAGTTGCTTGTGGTTTGTCGGAGTAGGAAACTTCGTTACAGATTTCGTCTTTTCGTCTGAGATACTGATCTTCTGATTCTCTATTACATGGCCTAGAAACTCGATTTTCTTCTTCAagaaacaacatttttttagaTTGATCACCAAGCCATACTCTTCGCAGCGCTTAATGACTATCTTGAGATTGGATACTGCTTCACGTTCGTCTTTAGCTGGAACTATGATGTCGTCGACATATGGAATCGCAATACCAGAACGCGTCACATCACGAAAGATTGCGTTTACGTGCCTTTGAAATACGCCTGGAGAATTTGTGAGACCAAAAGGGACTTTCCGGAACTGGTACTGGCCATTGTGAGTTACAAACGACGTGAACTTGCGGCTTTCTGTATTGACGTTGACGTGAAATAATCCGTTTTTGAGATCAAGAGTGCTGAATATTTGAGCGTTTTGCAGACGGTCCAGTTGATCTTCAATCTGGGGAAGAGGAAAAAGATCTCTTACTTTTACCTTATTAATCCTTTTATAATCGATGCAAAGTCGTCTCGTTTCTTTACTAATACGATCGGACTGCTGGACTCAGACTCGGACTGCTCGATTACTCCGTCTTTCAGCTATTGTTCGATTTGATCGTCGATTATGCATTTCTCGGAAAATGCCATTCTACGCGGACACGAATGCACAGGAGTGTCGTCTTTAAAAATGATACGCATCTCGACATTGGTTGTTTTCGTCTTCGTCTTAAATTTTTTGGCACTTTCAACGGTTATCTTCAAAAGCGAACTTCTTTCGGTTTGAGAGTCATGATTAATTTGAGTTTTAGCGTTGTTACAAAATTCTGCGACCAACACAACGTCTACGTCCAAAAAGTCTGATGAAACCaccaaaaagttttcttgaaATTTTTGACTGTCATCCTCGAATTCTTCTTTAAATGAACCGAATGGTTTCACTTTGTTATTATTTCCGAAACCAGCGAGAAATATGTTTGCAGCGCTCAGTTTTGGCTTATTCAATTTTAAGTACGTTGTTTCACTTATGATGTTGTATTTGCTGCCAGTGTCGAGTAGTGCTTTAAACTTCTTCTGCTTCatataaatttctttaagCATCGACAATTTATCCTCGGAAACTTTACGCGTATTGCTCGGATTTGCAACCGTTTCTTTTTTGCTTTCAGGACAGTCTTTTGATATATGTCCAAAATTATTACAGTTGAAAGATTTCCGACCATTACTCCGATTAGCACACTGATTAGAGGTATGTCCCACCTCACCACAATTGTAGCAATGTAACTTTTTTTGCATGACTGAGTCTTTCTGAGCACCAGCGTCTTTAGGAATCGGATGCTTAAACTTCTCATCATAATTTTTAGATTTTCCGCATTTCGAACGTATTTTCTCGTACCACTTCAATTTTTCTTTGAGCTCTTTCATTTCCTTAGCATTGTACAATATAGATTTGTTCACACTCAAATCATTAATGCCATCGATCACGTATTGCATAAGTGCACTATTGTCTACACTGCCACGAGAAGCAACTTCTTTCATTTTTAGCAGATATTCTTAAAcgttcttatatttttcatttttctttcgGCCAACAATTTGTGTATCTGAGCACCATTCACTTCGGCTTTGAGATCTTCGATCAAGGCTTTCTTCAACATTTGCCAACACTTAATACCACGTTCACTCATTATGTACATTTTAGCGAGACCCTTGAGAGACCTTTTCGCGAAAATGAATTTTTGCAGGTCATCCCAATACATAATAGAAGCCATTTCTTCAAAATCGTCAACCAAAACTTCAACTGGAAGGTTTTCGTCTCCACTAAATGGTCTGATTGAGTCTTCAATATCTCGAAAGTTAACTGAAAATCTTGCCGCACTCATGCCGAAACCTTTGGTAGGAGCGCAATCGTTATTTTCGGACGCCACTGTAGAATTCTCCATGGTGTTCTCACATTCGTTTGTTTGCGTGTTTTGCTTTGCACTGATCGAAACTCTTCTTCTTCATCGCTCGAACTTTTCGACGGCTCGACATTCTCGTTCTTTTCAACTTCATCTTCGTCAATTTCGTCGTCTTCGTCGTCCTCTTTATCAGCGTCCTTAAGCAAATTTCCATTGCGCAAATTTCGGAAAATATGTAGCATCAAATCGCAATCGCTTTCGGTTATCTCGATCGCCGTCGCATTCGAAAACAAACTTATGCAATAGGCGAACACTGACTTGGGATCTTGAAcatccttgcgccttcctgatcgcagcctttATGTCTCAGCCTATTCGACCCTGTCTTtcagcatctcgacgtggcatcttgatcctcgaACTGTGTCGTTCCTTACTCCTTacgtcgacctgcgcctccttgatctcagcccgacagcctcagcctagtagaccctgtcgttcgacatcTCGACTCGGCATCTCGATCCtcgcgcccttctccagctttcTGTATTTGTTGCCGCCGGCTTCTGGTcaccagctccgcatttaaatttcccgcCTTCTCATCGCTTCTCATCCCTGGCAACTCTACCGATACCCACCatgatcgagttatcgatgttggcgaccggaGTTGCCACTTTATATTCCTATCGATGTTGTCCCATCGCTAATTGCGCTATCGAGctatcgatattggcgaccggcgttgcctgtccgatgttccgatgtcgtgccAATTGCTGTCAATAGTGtgacagcgtgttgaaaatcaatgtAAATccagtatatatttttgttccctatcgatctcactatcgatcgaccgctattatcgtagcgcccccatcccgattttctccaAGCACGTGGATTCCGGAGTTGCAActcaatggaggtaagttaCGGATTTTTGCGTAAAAATCGCCATGTTTACTCATcctctcttttgtttttagctcCTTCCACTCGATGCGATGCCCCTTGATGCTCCGGGGCTGCTGGTCCTGGACCCAGGCGCCTTGGAGGCCCTTCTACGGGGATCCAATGATGACTGCCCCTGCATGCTCCGGGCGGCTGCCCCTGGCCACCAAGCAACCTGGAGGCCTTCTTTCTCGTTTCCGCGCCTGCGGCAGCCTCGCGTCGACttgccggcccgcgtgcctggccccaCGTCCGTTTGCTGCTGCGGATGACTTCGCACCTCCTTATTTTTATGTGAGCAGTGTTTGTGCCCTTGCCCTCCTCTGTCCTAATCAACTCGATTCTCGCTTTTgatgttttccttttattgGGGCACATACACCCTAATCTCACCGGcgtcggcggctgcggctgctcctTTCGCTGCTGCGTCGGTGTTGGCGGTggctgcgacggcggcggtggtgtcTGTGACTGCCGCAATGGCGACTGCGGCAACGACGACGGTGGGTGTGGTACCCAcagcgcctcctcctccttctgccACTCTGCCAGGCGTTTCTGCCACGCGgccttggcggcggctgccttccgctccaccaccGTCGCAGCGTGGCGTTCTGTGCGTCCGCGAACTCGCGCAACTCCTGCAGGTCTTCCGACGGCATCGCGTCTCCTAGACGGATCCGCCCGTGGCCCTGCGTCGCCCGCCGCGGCCCTGCGGTTAGGCCATAAGGTGTTGTGTGGTGCGAGAAATCCTGGAGTCCCTGCGGTACTACCGCGAGGCTATGCTTCGCAGGGCCAGGATGCGCTCATTTTACCCTAGCTAGGATCCTGTTGTCTCCGAgcgtctctctctctctctcgctaCCCGCAGCCTCTTCATCGCCACTGCCGCGAAGTTGCTGATCTGACCCCAGAACGTCTGGTCCGAGATCATGCGCTCCCCTAGGGTAGAAGGGTCCGTTACGTCCTCCATGAAGCCTTCCCTGTCGCGGCCAAATCGCtgacaattaaaaattatgtgCTCAGCCGTCTCGTCGACGCCGCATTCTGGGCAGTGGCTGTCGTCGTCGTGGCCAAACCTAGCCAGGTAGCTCCTGAAGCATCCATGCCCGCTTAGCATTTGGGTGAGCCAAAAATTTATCTCGCCATGCCGTCTTCGCGTCCATGCGACCACATCCGGGATGATCCTAAAGGTCCATCTCCCCTTCGTCGACTGCTGCCACCGTCTTTGCCACCTTTCCAAGCTGTTGGTTCTGGcgttggcttttatggctcGCCTCTGGGCCGAGCTGCACTGTCCCACAATCTTCTTCACCTCGTGGTGTATCTCCTTCGCCTCCAAGGCCAGCAAGTCTTTGGGCAGAGTTCCCGCTATGACTTTAGCTGCGTCGTCGGAAAGCCGGAGCACACCCTTAGGGCGCACAGCCTGTGCGTCGATTCCAGGCCCCTTATGTAGGACCTCTTCTCCGAAGCTTCCGCCCATATTGGGGCTGCGTACAGCGATGTTGCCCTGCAGACGGACTGTAGGAGTAGTCTGCGTCCCTGTCTTGGGCCCCTGCAGTTGAGCATTATTCGCGCTAGAGCCCTAGCGACGCTCGACGCCTTCCTGTTCGCTTCCGCCAGATGCTCCTTAAACGTTAGCCTAGTGTCTAACAAGACCCCTAGGTATCGAATCGCTCGCGCCGACGTGACCGTGGTGTCTCCGACTCGGATGGTGGCTGTCTCTACCTGTTTGCGGCTAGATATATTCACTGCCTCCGTTTTGTGGTGAGCTACGCCCAGGCCGACCGCTAAGAGCCACTCCACTATGATGCCGATTGCTGCATTCGCGAGGCTCTCGGGTTCTTTAACGGTTTTTTCTACGATTACCACGGCAATATCGTCAGCGAACCCAATCACTTTGGTTCTCCCTGCTAGTGACAGCCGTAGCAGACCATCGTACATTGCGTTCCACAGCAGCGGCCCGAGTACCGAACCTTGGGGGACCCCGCAGGTCACCCTGTGCTCAAGAGTGCCTCCGTCTGTGTCGTACAGTAGCACTCTGTCGCTGAAGTAGGCCTGGACTATGCCCACCAGAGCGTCCGGTACCCCTAGGTGCTGTAAAGCTCTTATGGTGACGCC contains these protein-coding regions:
- the LOC120322014 gene encoding uncharacterized protein LOC120322014, whose amino-acid sequence is MKEVASRGSVDNSALMQYVIDGINDLSVNKSILYNAKEMKELKEKLKWYEKIRSKCGKSKNYDEKFKHPIPKDAGAQKDSVMQKKLHCYNCGEVGHTSNQCANRSNGRKSFNCNNFGHISKDCPESKKETVANPSNTRKVSEDKLSMLKEIYMKQKKFKALLDTGSKYNIISETTYLKLNKPKLSAANIFLAGFGNNNKVKPFGSFKEEFEDDSQKFQENFLVVSSDFLDVDVVLVAEFCNNAKTQINHDSQTERSSLLKITVESAKKFKTKTKTTNVEMRIIFKDDTPVHSCPRRMAFSEKCIIDDQIEQ